A region of Aquila chrysaetos chrysaetos chromosome 13, bAquChr1.4, whole genome shotgun sequence DNA encodes the following proteins:
- the POLR3D gene encoding LOW QUALITY PROTEIN: DNA-directed RNA polymerase III subunit RPC4 (The sequence of the model RefSeq protein was modified relative to this genomic sequence to represent the inferred CDS: deleted 1 base in 1 codon): MAEGGPSDSSSPGSLRPGLPGARGLLGRRPAPPPLTPGRLPSIRSRDLTLGGVKKKTFTPNIISRKIKEEPREDVSVKKEKKERDRDRQRDGHGRGRGRPEVIQSHSIFEQGPAEMMKKKAGSWDKTVDMSDFGPSHIINIKKEKRETDEETKQILRMLQKDDFLDDPGLKNDIRNKPVQLPLAHSGWLFKEEAGEQEDAQPWLPGPKEEKMELDLPAVKVKEEPCDEDPLPKPAQTKGPPGFPRDISVAELLQRLSLSAEEELLFLQLPDTLPGQPPTQDTKPIKTELQNEEGQVVVVKQEKSQEARQAENTCTLADLPEGQVGKLLIRKSGKVQLVLGKVTLDVTMGTPCSFLQELVSVGIGDNRTGEMIVLGHVKHKLVCSPDFEALLEHRHR, encoded by the exons ATGGCGGAGGGGGGCCCGAGCGACAGCAGCTCACCGGGCAGCCTGCgcccggggctccccggggcACGGGGGCTGCTCGGGAGGcgtcccgcc cccccccccctcacccccggACGCCTGCCCTCCATCCGTTCCCGAGACCTCACCCTGGGAGGAGTGAAGAAG AAAACCTTCACCCCCAACATAATTAGCAGGAAGATCAAGGAAGA GCCCAGAGAGGATGTCTCCgtcaagaaggaaaagaaggagcgGGACCGGGACCGGCAGCGCGATGGGCatggccggggccggggccggcccgaGGTTATCCAGTCCCACTCCATCTTTGAGCAGGGTCCTGCTGAAATGATGAAGAAGAAAG caggcTCCTGGGACAAGACGGTGGACATGTCAGACTTCGGCCCTTCCCATATCATCAACATTaagaaggagaagagggagacGGACGAGGAGACGAAGCAGATCCTGCGGATGCTGCAGAAGGACGAT TTCCTCGACGATCCGGGGCTGAAGAACGACATCCGTAACAAGCCGGTGCAGCTGCCGCTGGCCCATTCGGGCTGGCTCTtcaaggaggaggcaggggagcaggaggacGCCCAGCCTTGGCTACCTGGCCCCAAAGAGGAGAAGATGGAGCTGGACCTGCCAGCGGTGAAAG TGAAAGAAGAGCCGTGCGATGAGGACCCCCTGCCCAAGCCGGCGCAAACCAAGGGACCCCCCGGTTTCCCCCGGGACATTTCGGTGGCCGAGCTGCTGCAGCGGCTGAGCCTGTCGGCCGAGGAGGAGCtgctcttcctgcagctgcccGACACGCTGCCCGGCCAGCCGCCCACCCAGGACACCAAACCCATCAAGACAGAGCTGCAAAACGAGGAAGGACAAGTTGTCGTGGTGAAGCAGGAGAAGAGCCAG GAGGCGAGGCAGGCGGAGAATACCTGCACCCTGGCCGACCTCCCCGAGGGGCAGGTGGGGAAACTGCTCATCCGCAAGTCGGGGAAGGtgcagctggtgctgggcaAGGTGACCCTGGACGTGACCATGGGGACCCCCTGTTCCTTTCTGCAG GAGCTGGTGTCCGTCGGCATTGGGGACAACCGGACGGGCGAGATGATCGTCCTGGGCCACGTGAAGCACAAGCTGGTGTGTTCCCCGGACTTTGAGGCTCTGCTGGAGCACCGGCACCGGTAG